From a single Poecilia reticulata strain Guanapo linkage group LG2, Guppy_female_1.0+MT, whole genome shotgun sequence genomic region:
- the LOC103482230 gene encoding trace amine-associated receptor 13c-like produces MEEAELCFPEFFNSSCKRLTLPHFEVVLMYIVLSSISVLTAFLNLLVIISISHFRQLHTPTNLLLLSLAISDFSVGLLLFFQTALIGGCWFLGDIMCTVYQYLAYVITSASIGTMVLISFDRYVAICYPLHYSTKITQGRVKVCIFLCWMCSWVFQSLILIENLKQPGKYNSCIGECAFVISYIAGYADLVFSFIVPISVIVLLYLRVFVVAVSQSRAMRSHVAAVSLQHSVTAKTSQVKAAKTLGLVVLVFLLCMCPYYCVALSEEGSAMSASSAAFVICLFYFNSCLNPIIYAFLYPWFRKSMKLIFTLQIFHHDSCDTSM; encoded by the exons ATGGAGGAAGCTGAACTCTGCTTCCCAGAGTTCTTCAACTCCTCCTGCAAGAGGCTGACGCTTCCTCACTTTGAGGTTGTACTCATGTACATTGTGCTGTCCTCTATCTCTGTCCTAACAGCCTTTCTAAACTTGCTGGTCATCATCTCTATCTCACATTTCAG GCAGCTGCACACTCCCACCAACCTCCTGCTCCTCTCGTTGGCCATCTCAGACTTTTCTGTGGGCctcctgttgttttttcaaactgCTCTCATAGGCGGCTGCTGGTTTCTCGGTGACATTATGTGCACGGTGTATCAGTATCTAGCGTATGTTATCACCTCCGCATCGATAGGAACCATGGTGCTCATTTCTTTTGACCGATATGTAGCCATTTGTTACCCCCTGCATTACTCCACCAAAATCACACAAGGCAGAGTGAAGGTCTGCATCTTCCTGTGCTGGATGTGTTCCTGGGTATTTCAAAGTCTGATTCTGATTGAGAACCTGAAGCAGCCAGGTAAGTATAACTCCTGCATCGGAGAGTGTGCCTTTGTTATTAGCTACATCGCTGGATATGCTGATCTTGTATTTTCCTTCATTGTTCCCATCAGCGTTATTGTACTTTTGTATCTCAGAGTGTTTGTGGTAGCCGTGTCTCAGTCTCGAGCCATGCGCTCTCACGTCGCAGCCGTCAGCCTCCAACACTCTGTAACGGCTAAAACTTCCCAGGTGAAGGCAGCAAAGACTCTTGGTCTTGTGGTGCTGGTGTTCCTGCTGTGCATGTGTCCGTATTACTGCGTTGCTCTCTCAGAGGAAGGCAGCGCCATGAGTGCTTCATCCGCCGCGTTTGTCATATGTTTGTTCTACTTTAACTCTTGCTTAAACCCCATCATCTATGCCTTTCTCTACCCCTGGTTCAGAAAATCAATGAAGCTCATATTTACTCTTCAGATATTTCACCATGACTCCTGTGACACCAGCATGTAG
- the LOC103482222 gene encoding uncharacterized protein LOC103482222, which yields MSRLNLNIFIFNLFFLSPVFVFSYDFKVIQPEGQLVNPDQTASISCEHDSYGSKFLDVRLYRISQNEKEETLLCQKGAPCTDVNLILSSTKPVFTLRNIGCEAIRATYQCEITVEYGGVDYTRRGTKTRLFDFKVIQPEVQLVNPDQTASIRGELDSCGSKLLDVRLFRISQNEKGEMLCQKGASCKDVNLTLSSTKFVFTLRNIGPEAIRATYQCEITVEYGGVDYTRRGTKTRLFGEKDCSPFDKSVLGWILIGLLALMFLYSCVITCLYIRLTATIWKKNKACENSTYVVMKPPTHKGQHEDIYQMMQS from the exons ATGTCACGCCTgaacttgaacatttttatcttcaatttattttttctgagcCCAGTATTCGTCTTCAGTTATG ATTTTAAGGTGATCCAGCCGGAGGGTCAGCTTGTGAACCCAGACCAAACGGCTTCAATCAGCTGTGAACACGACTCATATGGATCTAAATTTCTGGATGTTCGACTGTACAGAATTTCACA GAATGAGAAAGAAGAGACATTGCTGTGTCAGAAGGGAGCTCCCTGTACGGATGTCAACCTGATTCTGAGTTCCACCAAGCCTGTTTTCACTTTACGAAACATTGGATGCGAAGCAATAAGAGCTACCTATCAGTGTGAGATAACAGTGGAGTATGGCGGTGTGGATTACACCAGGAGAGGAACAAAGACCAGACTATTTG ATTTTAAGGTGATCCAGCCGGAGGTTCAGCTTGTGAACCCAGACCAAACGGCTTCAATCAGAGGTGAACTGGACTCATGTGGATCTAAACTTCTGGATGTTCGACTGTTCAGAATTTCACA GAATGAGAAAGGAGAGATGCTGTGTCAGAAGGGAGCTTCCTGTAAGGATGTCAACCTGACTCTGAGCTCCACCaagtttgttttcactttacGAAACATTGGACCCGAAGCAATAAGAGCTACCTATCAGTGTGAGATAACAGTGGAGTATGGCGGTGTGGATTACACCAGGAGAGGAACAAAGACCAGACTGTTTG GTGAAAAGGACTGTTCTCCGTTTGATAAATCTGTGCTGGGATGGATTCTGATTGGCCTGCTGGCCCTGATGTTCCTGTACAGCTGTGTAATCACCTGCCTCTACATCAGACTGACAGCCACCATCTGG aaaaaaaacaaagcttgtgAGAACTCCACCTATGTGGTAATGAAGCCTCCAACCCACAAGGGGCAGCATGAAGACATTTACCAAATGATGCAGTCTTAG